In the genome of Ignavibacteria bacterium, one region contains:
- a CDS encoding transposase, which yields MGLRNRTLFDKNGNVLFITTTVMNFERIFSLGNNYSDILISSLKYLIKEHNAYLLSYVIMPSHIHFIIALPTNESISDFMRDFKKYTSTKIRKQLESDNHAEIIESLRSNAIGKKNQMFKLWMDRFDDVVIYSEEILKIKINYIHNNPVKANLVSNPENWIYSSAGNYLKSDNSIIEVYTDWDFDLNRQDVSPDGTLKVINEVVA from the coding sequence ATGGGTTTAAGAAATAGAACATTATTTGATAAAAACGGAAATGTATTATTTATAACTACTACCGTTATGAATTTTGAAAGAATTTTTTCTCTTGGAAATAATTATAGTGATATTTTAATTTCTTCTTTAAAATACTTAATTAAAGAACATAACGCTTATCTTTTATCATATGTTATTATGCCGAGCCATATTCATTTTATAATAGCACTTCCAACAAATGAAAGTATATCAGATTTTATGAGAGATTTTAAAAAGTATACTTCAACTAAGATAAGAAAACAACTTGAGTCAGATAATCATGCCGAAATTATTGAATCATTGAGAAGTAATGCAATTGGGAAGAAGAATCAAATGTTTAAGTTATGGATGGATAGGTTTGATGATGTTGTTATTTATTCAGAAGAAATTCTAAAAATAAAAATTAATTATATTCATAATAATCCTGTTAAAGCAAATTTAGTTTCAAATCCCGAAAATTGGATTTATTCAAGTGCCGGAAATTATTTAAAAAGTGATAATAGTATTATTGAGGTTTATACTGATTGGGATTTTGATTTAAACCGTCAGGACGTAAGTCCTGACGGCACTCTAAAGGTAATAAATGAAGTTGTTGCTTAA
- a CDS encoding activator of (R)-2-hydroxyglutaryl-CoA dehydratase — protein METATNTQTVIGKISLPGEVEKNNAVLEKERMIQEALLEEKKRLEREYGVESKKIEHFKRPFEHAFTRSQRKDTTILFGGLTWKHEKLIKGALEGIGYKTDYIPVPDKKAFQLGKEYGNNGQCNPTYFTVGNLVQFLQTLEKEGQSKQDIIDKYVFFTAGACGPCRFGMYEAEYRLALRNSGFDGFRVLLFQQTGGLSQEEAEAGLEMNLDFFLGILNAMMVGDVINDVAYQIRPYEVTPGDTDKAIEKTIDMFAERLRSKKYFDFNSRLGQLIQKMPASEYVVKFLDQILGDYYMETMHETKRIFNEVKVDRTRMKPIVKITGEFWAQTTEGDGNFNMFPFLEREGAQVLVEPIATWIMYMLHQAKKVNEDERGLIVSKELGTKLTAKEKIQLKKNYKQSKLVLTIAEKVFDREYNRFRKALDNMPHELVDQKIMTELAHPFYHSRVEGGEGHLEVGKSIYYTINHLCHMVLSLKPFGCMPSTQSDGVQSVVTSTYKDMIFLPIETSGEGDVNAHSRVQMALGEAKAKAKLEYAECLEKSGYSLDEIKAYVETHEELQRPFRHVSHRKGIAGVGANFILDVAELMKKDGIKSVKKDEEVIEEIKETVV, from the coding sequence ATGGAAACAGCAACAAACACTCAAACAGTAATCGGAAAGATTTCACTTCCGGGCGAAGTTGAAAAAAATAATGCTGTTCTTGAAAAAGAACGAATGATTCAGGAAGCACTTCTTGAAGAAAAAAAGCGTCTTGAAAGGGAATACGGTGTCGAGAGCAAAAAAATCGAACACTTCAAACGTCCTTTTGAACATGCTTTTACAAGGTCACAAAGAAAAGACACAACGATTCTTTTCGGCGGTTTAACATGGAAGCATGAAAAACTTATTAAAGGTGCCCTTGAGGGAATCGGTTATAAGACCGATTACATTCCTGTGCCTGACAAGAAAGCGTTTCAATTAGGTAAGGAGTACGGCAATAACGGTCAGTGCAACCCGACATATTTTACCGTTGGTAATCTTGTTCAATTTTTGCAGACACTTGAGAAAGAAGGTCAGAGCAAGCAGGATATTATAGATAAGTATGTTTTCTTCACTGCGGGTGCATGCGGTCCGTGCAGATTCGGCATGTATGAAGCTGAATACCGTCTGGCTTTAAGAAACTCGGGATTCGATGGTTTCAGAGTGCTGTTGTTTCAACAAACCGGAGGATTGTCTCAGGAAGAAGCAGAAGCAGGCTTGGAAATGAACCTTGATTTCTTTTTGGGAATCTTGAATGCAATGATGGTTGGTGACGTAATTAATGACGTTGCATATCAGATAAGACCTTATGAAGTAACGCCGGGTGATACCGATAAAGCGATTGAGAAAACAATCGATATGTTTGCGGAGAGACTTCGCAGCAAAAAATATTTTGACTTCAACTCGCGTCTCGGACAGCTTATTCAGAAAATGCCTGCTTCCGAATATGTAGTGAAATTCTTAGACCAGATACTTGGTGATTATTACATGGAAACAATGCATGAGACAAAAAGAATTTTCAATGAGGTGAAAGTTGACAGAACCAGAATGAAGCCGATTGTGAAGATTACTGGTGAGTTCTGGGCGCAGACAACTGAGGGCGATGGTAATTTCAATATGTTTCCTTTCCTCGAAAGGGAAGGAGCACAGGTGCTTGTCGAGCCGATTGCAACGTGGATAATGTACATGCTTCATCAGGCAAAGAAAGTAAATGAAGATGAGCGTGGATTGATTGTTTCGAAAGAACTAGGAACTAAACTTACAGCAAAAGAAAAAATACAGCTTAAAAAAAATTATAAGCAATCGAAATTGGTTTTGACAATTGCAGAAAAAGTTTTTGACAGGGAGTATAATAGATTCAGAAAGGCATTGGACAATATGCCTCATGAGCTTGTTGACCAAAAAATTATGACTGAGCTTGCACATCCGTTCTATCATTCAAGAGTTGAGGGCGGTGAGGGGCATCTGGAAGTTGGAAAGAGTATTTATTATACAATAAATCATTTATGCCACATGGTGCTTTCATTGAAGCCGTTTGGTTGCATGCCGTCGACGCAGTCGGATGGTGTGCAATCAGTTGTGACTTCAACTTATAAGGATATGATATTCCTTCCGATTGAAACATCGGGCGAGGGTGATGTGAATGCACATTCGAGAGTTCAGATGGCTCTTGGCGAAGCAAAAGCAAAAGCAAAACTTGAGTATGCCGAGTGTCTTGAGAAGAGCGGGTATTCGCTTGATGAGATAAAAGCATACGTCGAAACTCATGAAGAATTGCAAAGACCTTTCCGTCATGTATCACACAGAAAGGGAATAGCCGGAGTCGGAGCGAATTTCATTCTCGACGTTGCAGAATTGATGAAGAAAGATGGGATTAAGAGCGTGAAGAAAGATGAAGAAGTTATTGAAGAAATAAAAGAAACAGTTGTTTAA
- the hpnE gene encoding hydroxysqualene dehydroxylase HpnE produces the protein MKKKVVIIGGGLAGLSAGVFLKEADKENKLDIKLYEGSPKFGGRAYSFYDEKNQVWLDNGQHILAGWYKDTLEYLKITGSLNKLNFQKKLEISFYEKGKESVKLDCPGVTAPLNIILGLFRYKPLGFNDKRRFLKVLKLINREKYSDELLKKRNVKDLLKELRQGDNAIKYFWEPFLLAVFNTSLEKINESVFANVLAEGFGKKGNANLLIPDKDLSKLLIDYAIRYYKDNGMIIEDNKRISSLKITDDSIEVIEDETGEKESFDYVISSVPFFRFRELFDENDFAKYFDYDFDIKHSSIVSVHLFFEDVINENVLKNNSFGMSGLLGTNTQWIFKRNDKHLSMVISGADFLEYDGGKVIDMTAEKIFEMCKEELSRCLPGFGSLKIKDYKVVKEKRATFIPDVDSERFRYNAETKIKNLFLAGDWTNTGLPSTIESAVRSGRNAAELVLNKV, from the coding sequence TTGAAAAAAAAAGTTGTCATTATCGGCGGTGGACTTGCAGGATTATCGGCAGGTGTGTTTTTGAAAGAAGCTGATAAAGAAAATAAGCTCGACATAAAATTGTATGAAGGTTCGCCCAAGTTTGGCGGAAGAGCTTACAGTTTTTATGATGAAAAAAATCAGGTTTGGCTAGATAACGGACAGCATATTCTCGCAGGATGGTATAAAGATACTCTTGAGTATCTGAAAATAACCGGGAGCCTGAACAAACTGAATTTTCAGAAGAAACTTGAAATAAGTTTTTATGAAAAGGGAAAAGAAAGCGTTAAGCTGGATTGTCCGGGTGTTACCGCACCGCTGAATATAATTCTCGGCTTATTCAGATATAAACCATTAGGTTTTAATGACAAGAGGAGGTTTCTGAAGGTTCTGAAATTGATTAACAGGGAGAAGTATTCGGATGAGCTTTTAAAGAAACGAAATGTAAAAGACCTTCTGAAAGAATTAAGACAGGGTGACAATGCAATTAAATATTTCTGGGAGCCGTTTTTGCTTGCGGTGTTTAATACAAGCTTGGAGAAGATAAACGAAAGTGTGTTTGCAAATGTTCTTGCGGAGGGATTCGGGAAGAAAGGAAATGCAAACTTGTTGATTCCTGATAAAGATTTATCGAAGCTGTTGATTGACTATGCGATCAGGTATTACAAAGATAACGGAATGATAATAGAGGATAATAAAAGAATTAGTAGCTTAAAGATTACGGATGACAGTATTGAAGTGATTGAGGATGAAACGGGGGAGAAAGAAAGCTTTGATTATGTGATTTCGTCGGTTCCGTTCTTTAGATTCAGAGAGTTGTTTGATGAAAATGATTTTGCTAAATATTTTGATTATGATTTTGACATAAAGCATTCTTCGATTGTGTCGGTTCATTTGTTTTTTGAAGATGTGATAAATGAAAATGTTCTTAAAAATAATTCGTTTGGCATGAGCGGGCTGCTCGGAACGAATACTCAATGGATATTCAAACGAAATGATAAACATTTATCGATGGTAATCAGCGGAGCAGATTTTCTTGAATATGACGGAGGGAAAGTGATTGATATGACCGCAGAAAAGATTTTTGAAATGTGTAAAGAGGAGTTATCAAGGTGTTTACCGGGATTTGGCAGTTTGAAAATAAAAGATTATAAAGTAGTGAAAGAAAAAAGAGCGACCTTTATTCCCGATGTGGATTCTGAGAGATTCAGGTATAATGCAGAAACGAAAATTAAAAATTTATTTCTTGCGGGCGACTGGACAAATACAGGTCTGCCTTCAACAATAGAAAGCGCGGTGCGAAGCGGAAGAAACGCCGCAGAGCTTGTGCTTAACAAAGTTTAA
- a CDS encoding phytoene/squalene synthase family protein — translation MSLVMEEAKDISKQSKSSFLYSFSLLGKTKNDAINTVYAFCRKTDDIVDDESVSTDVKYKRIREWKNEFENALQGSSKYTLLNHVNQIIKKFNIPVEPFFELIKGMEMDLQKHRYKNFEELYDYCYCAAATVGLMCIEIFGYRNSKTREFAINLGIALQLTNILRDLKKDAENGRIYLPKEELEKFGYSEEELLRYEYNNSFIELMRFQCERARDYYKKANANLTREDKGLMFAARIMEKIYFGILEKIEKMNYNVFDKVAKVSKFKKIFITAGVFVKYRLLYSFKDPRPAFD, via the coding sequence ATGAGTTTAGTAATGGAAGAAGCAAAAGACATTTCGAAACAGAGCAAAAGCAGTTTTTTGTATTCGTTTTCTTTGTTAGGAAAAACAAAGAACGATGCAATAAACACAGTGTATGCATTTTGCAGAAAGACCGATGACATTGTAGATGATGAAAGCGTATCGACTGATGTAAAGTATAAAAGAATCCGTGAATGGAAAAATGAATTTGAAAATGCTTTGCAGGGGAGCTCAAAATATACTTTGCTGAATCATGTGAATCAGATTATTAAAAAATTTAATATTCCGGTTGAGCCGTTTTTTGAGCTAATAAAAGGAATGGAAATGGATTTGCAGAAGCACCGGTATAAAAACTTCGAAGAGCTTTATGATTATTGCTATTGCGCGGCGGCGACGGTGGGACTTATGTGCATAGAAATATTCGGTTATAGAAATTCAAAGACACGTGAGTTTGCGATTAATCTGGGAATAGCATTGCAGCTGACGAATATATTGAGAGATTTAAAGAAAGATGCAGAGAATGGTAGGATATATCTGCCAAAGGAAGAATTAGAAAAGTTTGGTTATTCAGAGGAAGAACTTTTGAGATATGAATATAATAATTCTTTTATAGAACTTATGAGATTTCAATGTGAGCGCGCGAGGGATTATTATAAAAAAGCTAATGCTAACCTGACAAGAGAAGACAAAGGTTTAATGTTTGCGGCGAGGATAATGGAGAAGATTTATTTTGGTATTCTCGAAAAAATCGAGAAGATGAATTATAATGTATTTGATAAAGTTGCAAAGGTATCAAAGTTTAAAAAGATTTTTATAACGGCAGGGGTTTTTGTAAAGTATAGACTTTTATACAGCTTTAAAGACCCGAGACCTGCTTTTGATTAA